The Amycolatopsis mongoliensis genome includes a window with the following:
- a CDS encoding ATP-binding protein — MSAHTSQMDDIRLVAQPSALPVTELFVRLILTDWSLMPMLEQVTATARRLVEAVIDAGDPRSPAFVTLRLRLRAEVLVVEVDDDVPGLPEPKVAGPGERVGVTPGVGGARTTWCELELPGGMNAKQVRLPRRQDRRTLVDEPVSGDPVAADPEVLERLLTRLSGWSGQS; from the coding sequence TTGAGCGCGCACACCTCCCAGATGGACGATATCCGGCTGGTCGCACAACCCAGCGCACTGCCGGTCACGGAACTGTTCGTCCGCCTGATTCTCACCGACTGGTCCCTGATGCCGATGCTGGAGCAGGTGACCGCCACCGCGAGACGGCTGGTCGAGGCCGTGATCGACGCCGGTGACCCGCGATCACCCGCCTTCGTGACGCTGCGGCTGCGGCTGCGCGCCGAGGTGCTGGTGGTCGAGGTCGACGACGACGTGCCCGGCCTGCCGGAGCCGAAGGTCGCCGGGCCCGGCGAGCGCGTGGGCGTCACGCCCGGCGTGGGAGGGGCCCGCACGACCTGGTGCGAGCTCGAGCTGCCCGGCGGGATGAACGCGAAGCAGGTGCGCCTGCCGCGGCGGCAGGACCGCCGGACCCTGGTCGACGAGCCGGTCTCCGGCGATCCGGTGGCCGCGGACCCGGAGGTGCTGGAACGGCTGCTCACGCGTCTGAGCGGCTGGTCCGGCCAGAGCTGA
- a CDS encoding M24 family metallopeptidase, whose product MGELVESEDLRAERLLDAQEKAVELFAAVADRGILVPGVRETEASDAIRDLAGDLLGIRRYWHKRIVRAGVNTLRPYRENPPDRVLAEDDIVFADFGPIFEDWEADFGRTFVLGDDPVKHRLRDALAPVFDAGRACFAARPDVTGAELYAHMVELAREAGWEFGGEIAGHLVGQFPHETIDGTRIDSYIAPGSDGPMRRPDRNGQTSHWILEVHLVDRELGIGGFFEQLLTLGPSAAES is encoded by the coding sequence ATGGGCGAACTGGTCGAAAGCGAGGATCTGCGCGCCGAACGGTTGCTGGACGCGCAGGAGAAGGCGGTCGAGCTGTTCGCGGCGGTCGCCGACCGCGGCATCCTGGTGCCGGGCGTCCGGGAGACCGAGGCGAGCGACGCGATCCGCGACCTGGCCGGTGACCTGCTCGGCATCCGCCGCTACTGGCACAAGCGGATCGTCCGCGCGGGCGTCAACACGCTGCGTCCCTACCGCGAGAACCCGCCGGACCGCGTGCTGGCCGAGGACGACATCGTGTTCGCCGACTTCGGCCCGATCTTCGAGGACTGGGAGGCGGACTTCGGCCGCACGTTCGTCCTGGGCGACGACCCGGTGAAGCACCGGCTCCGCGACGCGCTGGCACCGGTCTTCGACGCGGGACGCGCCTGCTTCGCCGCGCGGCCGGACGTGACGGGTGCCGAGCTGTACGCGCACATGGTGGAGCTGGCGCGCGAAGCGGGCTGGGAGTTCGGCGGCGAGATCGCGGGCCACCTGGTGGGCCAGTTCCCGCACGAGACCATCGACGGCACCAGGATCGACTCCTACATCGCGCCGGGCAGCGACGGCCCGATGCGGCGGCCGGACCGCAACGGCCAGACCTCGCACTGGATCCTGGAGGTCCACCTCGTGGACCGGGAGCTGGGGATCGGCGGGTTCTTCGAGCAGCTCCTGACGTTGGGGCCGAGCGCCGCGGAGTCGTGA
- a CDS encoding FMN-dependent NADH-azoreductase: MAHLLHIDSSIQGERSVSRRLSARAAAGWRAAHPDGTVTYRDLGAHPLPHLDAESGAARAVPPEQHTPAQAASWALTQELVGEIKAADTVLLGLPVYNYGAPSSVKAWVDHLIAPGLSVDHETMTGLLGGREFVVLASRGGGYGEGAPREGWDHAEQWLPHGVSLTGLEPRFITAELTLAHVNPAMAELIPLADASLETAEKTIDALWAPARV, encoded by the coding sequence ATGGCACATCTCCTCCACATCGACTCGAGCATCCAGGGCGAGCGCTCGGTGAGCCGCCGGCTCAGCGCACGGGCGGCGGCCGGGTGGCGGGCCGCGCACCCCGACGGCACGGTCACCTACCGCGACCTGGGCGCGCACCCGCTCCCGCACCTCGACGCCGAGAGCGGCGCGGCCCGCGCGGTCCCGCCCGAGCAGCACACGCCGGCCCAAGCCGCGTCGTGGGCGCTGACCCAGGAGCTCGTCGGCGAGATCAAGGCGGCCGACACGGTGCTGCTGGGCCTGCCGGTCTACAACTACGGCGCGCCGAGCAGCGTCAAGGCGTGGGTCGACCACCTCATCGCGCCGGGGCTCTCAGTCGACCACGAGACGATGACCGGCCTGCTCGGCGGCCGCGAGTTCGTCGTGCTGGCCTCCCGCGGCGGCGGTTACGGCGAAGGCGCGCCCCGGGAAGGCTGGGACCACGCGGAGCAGTGGCTGCCGCACGGCGTCTCGCTGACGGGCCTGGAGCCGCGGTTCATCACGGCGGAGCTGACGCTCGCGCACGTGAACCCGGCGATGGCGGAGCTCATCCCGCTGGCGGACGCGAGCCTGGAGACCGCGGAGAAGACCATCGACGCCCTGTGGGCCCCGGCGCGGGTATGA
- a CDS encoding MarR family winged helix-turn-helix transcriptional regulator: MTSLPVVNQPPHRCGALLDHLSRRMRLRSESVLAPLGLRPRHLIALTVLRDLGGSSQQDLAKILEMDGTNVVGLLNDLETENLIERRRSPVDRRRHVVELTDVGVKLLVRAEFALAAVEDEVLRGLSDEQRETLYELLHQATSKTEAEACTEAVTRPTC; this comes from the coding sequence ATGACCTCGCTGCCGGTCGTCAACCAGCCGCCCCACCGGTGTGGAGCGCTGCTCGACCACCTCTCGCGCCGGATGCGGCTGCGCAGCGAGTCCGTGCTGGCCCCGCTCGGCCTGCGGCCGCGCCACCTGATCGCCCTGACGGTCCTGCGCGACCTGGGCGGCAGTTCGCAGCAGGACCTGGCGAAGATCCTGGAGATGGACGGCACGAACGTGGTCGGCCTGCTGAACGACCTCGAGACCGAGAACCTGATCGAGCGCCGCCGCTCCCCCGTCGACCGGCGGCGCCACGTCGTCGAGCTCACCGACGTCGGCGTGAAGCTGCTCGTGCGGGCCGAGTTCGCGCTGGCCGCGGTCGAGGACGAGGTGCTGCGCGGGCTCAGCGACGAGCAGCGCGAAACGCTCTACGAGCTGCTCCACCAGGCGACGAGCAAGACGGAGGCGGAAGCCTGCACGGAAGCCGTGACGCGGCCGACCTGCTGA
- a CDS encoding SecDF P1 head subdomain-containing protein, whose product MGAVRILLLAAVAVLATGCQAEVAGHAVPTGFVVKDGTQLRFRPVLAELPPGPPTGSATDRQSTDPATQQAAAQAFDCAQGKPDPLDGHDDPARPLVSCDRVQGTKYVLAPGFLGGDDVGRVDAAVDPRTGRSVISISFTAAGAKTWAEWTGQNIGKQVAMVLKSRVLTAPTVQSAITGGETQITGNFTLPEAQQLARDIAGG is encoded by the coding sequence ATGGGCGCCGTGCGGATCCTCCTCCTCGCGGCCGTCGCCGTGCTCGCCACCGGGTGCCAGGCCGAGGTGGCGGGCCACGCCGTGCCCACCGGCTTCGTCGTCAAGGACGGCACCCAGCTGCGCTTCCGGCCGGTCCTGGCCGAGCTGCCGCCGGGGCCGCCGACCGGCTCGGCGACCGACCGGCAGAGCACCGACCCGGCCACGCAGCAGGCCGCCGCGCAGGCTTTCGACTGCGCCCAGGGGAAGCCGGATCCGCTGGACGGCCACGACGACCCGGCGCGGCCGCTGGTCAGCTGCGACCGCGTGCAGGGCACGAAGTACGTCCTCGCCCCCGGCTTCCTCGGCGGTGACGACGTCGGCCGCGTGGACGCCGCCGTCGACCCGCGGACCGGGAGGTCGGTCATCAGCATCAGCTTCACGGCCGCCGGGGCGAAGACGTGGGCGGAGTGGACCGGGCAGAACATCGGCAAGCAGGTCGCGATGGTGCTGAAGAGCCGGGTCCTGACGGCTCCGACGGTGCAGTCCGCCATCACCGGCGGGGAAACGCAGATCACCGGGAACTTCACGCTGCCCGAGGCGCAGCAGCTGGCCCGCGACATCGCCGGCGGCTGA
- a CDS encoding glycoside hydrolase family 76 protein: MRTLLVLLLVLGSLTPIPAAAATAVCVTSCDTLDPSRATRESFPLPDKVINGRVVRLHASDPDGMAWASIDNGVAGDAVWLDRSWDAGASWEGLLGKASIPATWTGTRTLMYNLTDPQHHRRGLVRACGDAQGVACTAWIYPDVCDAACDRGAPGAGDSQPVAPTTLFGRTIRLHFDGRGMAWAGIEAGGAGDEIWLDRSWDAGASWPDGSSLGRTSVAAGGTGTHTTAFAARDPRGRLYGGAVRACGREATHAQGSCTAWARPAVTRAAGALDALMWSYDSYTAWWPSSWWNSAVAVTAVADAGGFDAALARTFDVNRVAFPAGARSSDAIEGDFVSRAIDDSAWWGLAWVAVYDRTHDARYLSEATTIANYVHGFWDTGTCGGGVWWNRERTYKNAVTAGLYLRLTASLHNRLAGDTVWGQRARTAGDWYLNSGLINSSGLVNDGLTASCANNGQTVWTYNQGLGIGGLLELWRATGTTSYLDAAKRLADAATTRLTSGGVLVESCDTGSGSCDDNQKQFKGIFLRYFGDLATATGSATYRAFAQKQADALWAGDRDALNRIGQRWTGTTPNVTDWRTQASGLEAILAAG, translated from the coding sequence ATGCGGACATTGCTCGTGCTGCTGCTCGTCCTCGGTTCCCTGACCCCGATCCCCGCCGCCGCGGCCACGGCGGTGTGCGTGACGTCGTGCGACACCCTCGACCCCTCGCGGGCCACGCGGGAGAGTTTTCCCTTGCCCGACAAGGTGATCAACGGCCGGGTGGTGCGGCTGCACGCCTCCGACCCCGACGGCATGGCGTGGGCGAGCATCGACAACGGCGTTGCCGGCGACGCCGTCTGGCTCGACCGCTCGTGGGACGCCGGCGCGAGCTGGGAAGGCCTGCTGGGCAAGGCGAGCATCCCGGCCACGTGGACCGGCACGCGCACGCTGATGTACAACCTCACCGACCCGCAGCACCACCGCCGCGGGCTGGTCCGGGCGTGCGGGGACGCGCAGGGCGTCGCGTGCACCGCGTGGATCTACCCGGACGTCTGCGACGCCGCGTGCGACCGCGGCGCACCCGGCGCCGGGGACAGTCAGCCGGTTGCACCGACCACGCTCTTCGGCCGCACGATCCGGCTCCACTTCGACGGCAGGGGCATGGCGTGGGCGGGGATCGAAGCGGGCGGCGCCGGCGACGAGATCTGGCTCGACCGCTCCTGGGACGCCGGGGCGAGCTGGCCGGACGGCTCGTCGCTGGGCCGCACGAGCGTCGCCGCGGGCGGCACCGGCACCCACACCACGGCGTTCGCGGCGCGGGACCCGCGCGGCCGGCTCTACGGCGGCGCGGTGCGCGCGTGCGGCCGCGAAGCCACGCACGCACAAGGGAGCTGCACGGCCTGGGCGCGCCCGGCGGTGACCCGCGCCGCCGGTGCGCTCGACGCGCTGATGTGGTCCTACGACTCCTACACCGCGTGGTGGCCGTCGAGTTGGTGGAACTCGGCGGTCGCGGTGACGGCGGTGGCCGACGCGGGCGGCTTCGACGCCGCGCTGGCCCGCACGTTCGACGTCAACCGCGTCGCTTTCCCCGCCGGGGCTAGGAGTTCCGACGCGATCGAGGGCGACTTCGTCAGCCGAGCCATCGACGACAGCGCGTGGTGGGGCCTGGCGTGGGTCGCCGTCTACGACCGCACCCACGACGCGCGCTACCTCTCCGAGGCGACGACGATCGCGAACTACGTCCACGGGTTCTGGGACACCGGCACCTGCGGCGGCGGGGTGTGGTGGAACCGCGAGCGGACGTACAAGAACGCCGTCACGGCCGGGTTGTACCTGCGGCTGACCGCGTCCCTGCACAACCGGCTCGCCGGCGACACCGTGTGGGGCCAGCGCGCCCGGACGGCGGGCGACTGGTACCTGAACAGCGGGCTGATCAACTCCTCGGGCCTGGTGAACGACGGGCTGACGGCGTCGTGCGCGAACAACGGCCAGACCGTCTGGACGTACAACCAGGGCCTCGGCATCGGCGGCCTGCTGGAGCTGTGGCGCGCCACCGGCACGACGTCCTATTTGGACGCGGCGAAACGCTTGGCGGACGCGGCGACGACGCGGCTCACGTCGGGCGGCGTGCTCGTCGAATCCTGCGACACCGGCTCGGGATCCTGCGACGACAACCAGAAGCAGTTCAAGGGCATCTTCCTGCGCTACTTCGGCGACCTGGCCACGGCGACGGGTTCGGCCACCTACCGCGCGTTCGCGCAGAAGCAGGCCGACGCGCTGTGGGCGGGCGACCGCGACGCGCTGAACCGGATCGGCCAGCGCTGGACCGGCACCACGCCGAACGTGACGGACTGGCGCACCCAGGCGTCCGGGCTCGAAGCGATCCTGGCGGCCGGATAG
- a CDS encoding serine hydrolase domain-containing protein — MADIYGSCEERFSGVGDVLAESLDADDVGASVAVFVDGEPVVDLWGGYVDPARTVAWERDTITNVWSTTKTMTALCALVLADHGDLDLDAPVAAYWPEFAAAGKESVRVRHLLGHTAGLPDFDGPITVEDLLDWPAVTARLAAQAPVWEPGTAGGYHSVTFGFLVGEVVRRVTGRSLGTFFAEEVAGPLDADFHIGLGAEHDHRVAPLLPDPQGDKPPGFLIGVADSYPEAWRRAELPAVNGYGNARSVAAVQSVLACGGAAGGVRLLSAAGSERVFEEQFHGEDRVLGAPMRYGMGFRLENRTCTWGGFGGSVVLVDADHHLAVSYVMNQILWEDGYSRGLGVVLAAYEALTG, encoded by the coding sequence GTGGCCGACATCTACGGTAGCTGCGAGGAACGGTTCAGCGGAGTGGGCGACGTCCTGGCGGAGTCGCTGGACGCCGACGACGTCGGCGCCTCGGTCGCCGTGTTCGTGGACGGCGAGCCGGTGGTCGACCTGTGGGGCGGGTACGTCGATCCGGCGCGCACCGTCGCGTGGGAACGCGACACCATCACCAACGTCTGGTCCACCACCAAGACGATGACCGCGCTCTGCGCGCTGGTCCTGGCCGACCACGGCGACCTCGACCTGGACGCGCCGGTCGCCGCGTATTGGCCCGAGTTCGCGGCCGCGGGCAAGGAGTCGGTGCGGGTCCGGCACCTGCTCGGGCACACCGCGGGCCTGCCGGACTTCGACGGGCCGATCACGGTCGAAGATCTCCTCGACTGGCCGGCCGTGACGGCGCGGCTGGCCGCGCAGGCGCCGGTGTGGGAGCCCGGTACCGCGGGCGGCTACCACTCGGTGACCTTCGGCTTCCTGGTCGGCGAAGTCGTCCGCCGCGTCACCGGGCGCAGCCTCGGCACGTTCTTCGCCGAAGAGGTGGCCGGCCCACTGGACGCGGACTTCCACATCGGGCTGGGCGCCGAGCACGATCACCGGGTCGCCCCGCTGCTCCCCGACCCCCAGGGCGACAAGCCGCCGGGTTTCCTGATCGGCGTGGCGGATTCGTACCCCGAGGCCTGGCGGCGCGCGGAACTGCCGGCCGTCAACGGGTACGGCAACGCCCGCTCGGTCGCCGCGGTGCAGTCGGTGCTGGCGTGTGGCGGAGCCGCCGGCGGCGTACGGCTGTTGTCGGCGGCCGGCAGCGAGCGGGTCTTCGAGGAGCAGTTCCACGGCGAAGACCGCGTCCTCGGCGCGCCGATGCGGTACGGCATGGGCTTCCGGCTGGAGAACCGCACGTGTACGTGGGGCGGCTTCGGGGGATCGGTGGTCCTCGTCGACGCGGACCACCACCTGGCGGTGTCGTACGTGATGAACCAGATCCTCTGGGAAGACGGGTATTCCCGCGGCCTGGGCGTCGTGCTGGCGGCCTACGAAGCGCTCACGGGCTAG
- a CDS encoding CPBP family intramembrane glutamic endopeptidase: MKKALLAGVTAAGSALLGASLASRPGSRRFHVLTAAVAATWFAGAGPVPRGRRDVVQPVLAGAGAFGVFYGGALVARRIPPLRRAIAGVLSHAHHGPTPSVVATALVTGAAEEVFFRGALYDAFGPRGSTAMYVLSTTATRNPALVPASAVMGTLFALQRGRSGGVQAPLLTHVVWSALMLGFLPRLFPPECDD; encoded by the coding sequence GTGAAGAAGGCGTTGCTCGCCGGGGTGACGGCCGCCGGGTCCGCGTTGCTCGGCGCGTCCCTGGCCAGCCGGCCGGGTTCGCGCCGGTTCCACGTCCTCACGGCGGCGGTCGCGGCGACCTGGTTCGCCGGTGCCGGCCCGGTGCCCCGGGGCCGCCGCGACGTCGTGCAGCCGGTCCTGGCGGGGGCGGGCGCGTTCGGCGTGTTCTACGGCGGTGCGCTGGTGGCCCGCCGCATCCCGCCGCTGCGGCGCGCGATCGCGGGGGTGCTTTCCCACGCCCACCACGGCCCGACCCCGTCGGTGGTGGCGACGGCGCTCGTCACGGGTGCGGCGGAGGAGGTCTTCTTCCGCGGCGCGCTGTACGACGCGTTCGGCCCCCGCGGTTCGACGGCGATGTACGTCCTTTCGACGACGGCGACGCGGAACCCCGCGCTGGTACCGGCCTCGGCCGTGATGGGCACGCTCTTCGCCCTGCAGCGCGGCCGGTCGGGTGGGGTGCAGGCGCCGCTGCTGACGCACGTCGTGTGGTCGGCGCTGATGCTGGGCTTCCTGCCGCGCCTGTTCCCGCCGGAGTGCGACGACTAG
- a CDS encoding NAD(P)H-binding protein, translating into MRVLVAGASGFVGRRLCPALEEAGHDVLAMTRHPAKYDGAGTAVRGDVADVGSLRDALKGAEAAYYLVHSLDSADFKRRDAEAARAFARAAADAGVGRIVYLGGLGDDDDTLSAHLASRREVERLLGETGVPVTVLRAGIVVGHGGTSWELTRQLVEHLPAMITPRWVGTRTQPIAIADVVRYLVGVLEHPEAAGRTFDIGGPEVLAYRDMLQRVAAIEGRPLVIVPVPLLSPRLSSYWLSLVTDIDVTTGRALIDSMTNEVVVRDDAIRRIVEFEPMDYDEAVLQALGERAKSRRPA; encoded by the coding sequence ATGAGAGTGCTGGTGGCCGGGGCTTCGGGGTTCGTCGGCAGACGGTTGTGCCCGGCGCTGGAAGAAGCCGGGCACGACGTCCTCGCGATGACCCGCCACCCCGCGAAGTACGACGGCGCCGGGACGGCCGTGCGCGGCGACGTCGCCGACGTCGGTTCCCTGCGGGACGCGCTCAAGGGCGCCGAAGCCGCCTACTACCTCGTGCATTCACTCGACAGCGCGGACTTCAAGCGCCGCGACGCCGAGGCCGCCCGCGCGTTCGCCCGGGCGGCGGCCGACGCGGGCGTGGGCCGGATCGTCTACCTCGGCGGCCTCGGGGACGACGACGACACGCTCTCGGCGCACCTGGCCAGCCGGCGCGAGGTCGAGCGGCTGCTGGGGGAGACCGGCGTGCCGGTCACCGTGCTGCGAGCCGGGATCGTCGTCGGGCACGGCGGGACGTCGTGGGAGCTGACCCGCCAGCTGGTGGAGCACCTGCCGGCGATGATCACGCCGCGCTGGGTCGGCACGCGCACCCAGCCGATCGCGATCGCCGACGTCGTCCGCTACCTGGTCGGCGTGCTCGAACACCCGGAGGCGGCGGGCCGCACGTTCGACATCGGCGGTCCCGAGGTGCTGGCCTACCGCGACATGCTGCAGCGGGTCGCCGCGATCGAGGGGCGGCCGCTGGTGATCGTGCCGGTGCCGCTGCTCTCGCCCCGGCTCTCGTCGTACTGGCTCTCGCTGGTCACCGACATCGACGTGACGACCGGGCGGGCGCTGATCGACTCGATGACGAACGAGGTCGTCGTCCGCGACGACGCGATCCGCCGGATCGTCGAGTTCGAGCCGATGGACTACGACGAAGCCGTGCTGCAGGCCCTGGGCGAGCGGGCGAAGAGCAGGCGGCCGGCGTGA
- a CDS encoding DMT family transporter has translation MTTTAPRPATTTTPFTERFDPRLLAALGSFCISLSSVFIKVSHAGGSTSAFWRCLLALPVLLALAARERRKAGPAPRRRVLLPLLAGTGLGLDFVLWGEAIPRIGAGIATVLLAVQVVIVPLLAFAFLRERPAKQFVLAAPVLLGGVVLAGGFAGTGSFGPDPVTGAVFAMLAGAGYAGYLFLIRLSGGTGAQAQSLALATVSAGVVAVVLGVPTGTLDLTPSLETFGWLVALAVVGQLMGWILISAALPRMSATTGATMMLLQPVGAVLLGIGLLGETPSALQLVGCAGVVAAVCFAAIGRSADRRGPG, from the coding sequence GTGACCACGACCGCGCCGCGCCCCGCGACCACCACCACGCCGTTCACCGAGCGCTTCGACCCGCGTCTGCTCGCCGCGCTCGGCAGCTTCTGCATCTCCCTGTCGTCGGTCTTCATCAAGGTCTCGCACGCCGGCGGCAGCACGAGCGCGTTCTGGCGCTGCCTGCTCGCCCTGCCGGTGCTGCTCGCGCTCGCCGCGCGGGAACGGCGGAAGGCGGGCCCGGCGCCCCGCCGCCGCGTGCTCCTCCCGCTGCTGGCCGGCACCGGGCTCGGCCTGGACTTCGTGCTGTGGGGTGAGGCGATCCCGCGGATCGGCGCCGGCATCGCGACCGTGCTGCTCGCCGTCCAGGTGGTCATCGTGCCGCTGCTGGCGTTCGCGTTCCTGCGGGAGCGACCGGCGAAGCAGTTCGTCCTCGCCGCGCCCGTGCTGCTGGGCGGCGTCGTGCTGGCCGGCGGGTTCGCCGGCACCGGCTCGTTCGGCCCGGACCCGGTCACCGGCGCCGTGTTCGCGATGCTGGCCGGCGCGGGGTACGCCGGCTACCTCTTCCTGATCCGGCTCAGCGGTGGCACGGGCGCGCAGGCGCAGTCCCTGGCGCTGGCCACGGTCTCCGCCGGCGTCGTCGCCGTCGTGCTGGGCGTCCCGACCGGCACGCTCGACCTGACGCCGAGCCTCGAGACGTTCGGCTGGCTGGTCGCGCTCGCCGTGGTGGGTCAGCTGATGGGCTGGATCCTCATCTCCGCCGCCCTGCCCCGGATGTCGGCCACCACCGGCGCGACGATGATGCTGCTGCAGCCGGTCGGCGCGGTGCTGCTGGGGATCGGCCTGCTCGGGGAGACGCCGAGCGCGCTGCAGCTCGTCGGCTGCGCGGGGGTCGTCGCCGCGGTCTGCTTCGCCGCCATCGGACGTTCTGCGGACCGGCGGGGCCCCGGCTAA
- a CDS encoding LysR family transcriptional regulator: MFGIERMRALHAVATQGSVAAAAASLHVTPSGVSQQLAKLEREAGQRLLEPRGRGIRLTKAGQVLAGHAERILAQVAEAKADLELLREDVIGPLRVGAIPTTVHALLPPALATLAAQHPRLAVTLHEGEAEQTMPRVLAGDLDVAVLESWEDRPTVLPPATTRIALFSDVADLALPAGHRLAHRKTVDLSEVDDLPWIGWSLGSGCYEWLVQVLRKQRLEPRISCTVGGYPTQLALVAGNVGAALVPRLAREPQPEGVRILATRPALTRTIYAICRAGEEDHGAVRACLDTLRAASARFESVGRPVG, translated from the coding sequence GTGTTCGGAATCGAGCGGATGCGCGCCCTGCACGCCGTCGCCACGCAGGGTTCGGTCGCCGCGGCGGCCGCATCCCTGCACGTCACGCCGTCGGGGGTGTCGCAGCAGCTGGCTAAGCTGGAACGGGAAGCCGGGCAGCGGCTGCTGGAGCCGCGCGGCCGGGGCATCCGGCTGACGAAGGCGGGCCAGGTGCTGGCCGGGCACGCCGAGCGGATCCTGGCACAGGTCGCCGAGGCGAAGGCGGACCTGGAGCTGCTGCGCGAGGACGTCATCGGGCCGCTGCGCGTCGGCGCGATCCCGACGACGGTGCACGCGCTGCTGCCGCCCGCGCTGGCCACGCTCGCCGCGCAGCACCCGCGGCTGGCGGTGACGCTGCACGAGGGTGAGGCGGAGCAGACGATGCCCCGCGTGCTGGCCGGCGACCTCGACGTCGCGGTGCTGGAGAGCTGGGAGGACCGGCCGACGGTGCTCCCGCCCGCGACGACGCGGATCGCGTTGTTCTCCGACGTCGCCGACCTCGCGCTGCCCGCCGGGCACCGCCTCGCGCACCGCAAGACGGTCGATCTGTCCGAAGTGGACGACCTGCCGTGGATCGGCTGGAGCCTGGGGTCCGGCTGCTACGAGTGGCTGGTGCAGGTGCTGCGCAAGCAACGGCTGGAGCCGCGGATCAGCTGCACGGTCGGCGGCTACCCGACGCAGCTGGCGCTGGTGGCGGGCAACGTCGGCGCGGCCCTGGTGCCGCGGCTGGCCCGGGAGCCGCAGCCCGAGGGCGTCCGCATCCTGGCCACGCGCCCGGCGCTGACCCGGACCATCTACGCGATCTGCCGGGCGGGCGAGGAGGACCACGGCGCGGTGCGTGCGTGCCTGGACACGCTCAGAGCCGCTTCCGCGCGCTTCGAGAGCGTGGGGCGGCCGGTCGGCTGA
- a CDS encoding LysR family transcriptional regulator, with amino-acid sequence MLDAHRLALFAEVAHAGSIAGAAQALSFTPSAVSQQLAKLERDVGAPLLHRNPRGVTLTPAGAALLSHAETVVGELRTAERTVRALLGEEPAQLTVGTFASAGMTLVPAALAGFRRDHPAVALRLLDLEPPDGYGLVSSRDLDLLITHRYPGAPLPDPSGLTRSLLRSERFRLILPEGHPKARVRRLTLRALAGEDWISGSPGVPNRSCLDQLAGAAGVTLTVAYETRDYQVILALVEAGLGVAFVPESVLERVGPARIEVRDVADARPARDVFLVHHRQPGRLVTEMIERLGPQ; translated from the coding sequence ATGCTCGACGCCCACCGCCTGGCCCTGTTCGCCGAGGTCGCGCACGCCGGGTCGATCGCCGGAGCGGCCCAGGCGCTGTCCTTCACGCCGTCCGCCGTCTCGCAACAGCTGGCCAAGCTCGAACGCGACGTCGGCGCGCCGCTGCTGCACCGAAACCCGCGCGGGGTCACCCTCACCCCGGCCGGGGCGGCGCTGCTGAGCCACGCGGAGACCGTCGTCGGGGAGCTGCGCACGGCCGAGCGGACCGTCCGTGCCCTGCTCGGCGAGGAACCGGCGCAGCTCACCGTCGGCACGTTCGCCAGCGCCGGCATGACGCTCGTGCCCGCCGCGCTCGCCGGGTTCCGCCGCGACCACCCGGCGGTCGCGCTGCGGCTGCTGGACCTCGAACCGCCCGACGGGTACGGGCTGGTCAGCTCGCGCGACCTCGACCTGCTGATCACCCACCGCTATCCCGGTGCGCCGCTGCCCGACCCCAGCGGGCTGACGCGGTCGCTGCTGCGTTCGGAGCGGTTCCGGCTGATCCTGCCCGAGGGACATCCGAAAGCTCGCGTCCGCCGGCTCACGCTGCGGGCCCTGGCGGGGGAGGACTGGATCTCCGGCAGCCCGGGCGTGCCCAACCGCAGCTGCCTCGACCAGCTCGCCGGCGCCGCCGGGGTCACCCTCACCGTGGCCTACGAAACCCGGGACTACCAGGTGATCCTGGCGCTGGTCGAGGCCGGGCTGGGGGTCGCGTTCGTGCCGGAGAGCGTGCTCGAGCGGGTGGGGCCGGCCCGGATCGAGGTCCGCGACGTCGCCGACGCCCGGCCGGCGCGGGACGTCTTCCTGGTGCACCACCGGCAGCCGGGAAGGCTGGTGACCGAGATGATCGAGCGGCTCGGTCCACAGTAG